From a single Nocardioides panacis genomic region:
- a CDS encoding site-specific integrase, which yields MPTRLCEGSGTGRFARCGAAISKCSRPPSRRGPGHTRWRPPARQDAPLASYRADDHGQGAARNFAEATHRFFSEAVRDGHLCRSPTDGLGKPPQQHNRRPINAREEANLRAWICLRRRDPILDLLLLDLFIRSGSRREGILQLTVDGIDLVGCAIQVFQKNAKGQRIPVARSVLRRALELGRERGATEGPDRVLRQQHGAPVTRRYLDTLFHTAAAELAYGADGAFVGVSPHWLRHTSTDRIRQATKDPFLSSFWMNHSMSQFGISSPYLTNPSWAELCVAAERAFGRLED from the coding sequence TTGCCTACCCGGCTGTGCGAGGGATCGGGCACCGGAAGATTCGCAAGGTGCGGCGCAGCGATCTCGAAGTGCTCCAGGCCGCCATCAAGGAGAGGACCGGGGCACACAAGGTGGCGGCCGCCCGCGCGGCAGGACGCCCCCCTGGCCTCCTACCGCGCCGACGATCACGGCCAGGGTGCGGCGCGCAACTTCGCCGAGGCGACGCATCGGTTCTTCAGCGAGGCGGTCCGCGACGGACACCTCTGCCGAAGTCCGACAGACGGTCTCGGCAAGCCTCCGCAACAGCACAACCGACGTCCGATCAATGCCCGGGAAGAGGCCAATCTCCGCGCGTGGATCTGCCTTCGGCGCCGCGATCCGATCCTCGACCTCCTGCTGCTGGATCTGTTCATCCGGTCGGGGTCGCGTCGCGAAGGGATCCTGCAGCTGACCGTCGACGGCATCGACCTGGTGGGTTGCGCCATCCAGGTATTCCAGAAGAACGCGAAGGGGCAGCGGATCCCGGTGGCCCGCTCCGTGCTGCGCCGCGCCCTGGAGCTCGGACGGGAACGCGGCGCAACAGAGGGACCCGATCGCGTGCTCAGGCAGCAACATGGCGCACCCGTCACCCGCCGCTACCTGGACACCCTGTTTCACACCGCTGCCGCGGAGCTGGCCTACGGTGCCGACGGTGCCTTCGTCGGGGTCAGCCCGCACTGGCTGCGGCACACCTCGACGGACCGGATCCGGCAGGCGACGAAGGATCCCTTCCTGTCCAGCTTCTGGATGAACCACAGCATGAGCCAGTTCGGCATCTCCAGCCCGTACCTGACCAACCCGTCCTGGGCCGAACTGTGTGTGGCCGCGGAGCGTGCGTTCGGTCGACTCGAGGACTGA
- a CDS encoding tyrosine-type recombinase/integrase, translated as MSDLTDTVLARVSPKSLPTYRPGILLLAKEHGHRLLEEVRLPDLERLRDQTRYEVGLRKVEMARQRGRLLRSYDPDSYGRGAAENCVRALRFYFRYAVAAGHLTINPALDLTAPRRATAPERPLREHELVDIWRGALDGSADPELDALLLQFLRETAARREGCLNLCIDHLDLTNCLVTLTEKGGDTRELPLSRKLLTRLQAFAVSRGANRPGDAVFRYQRGTPLTRRRFNVIFDRVDRNCRWTEPLDVGAHWIRHTTLADIAAVADIRVAATYAGHSPDELGVIGRYTKVTFDDLVAAYERLFGPRD; from the coding sequence GTGTCTGACCTGACGGACACCGTGCTGGCGCGGGTGTCCCCCAAGTCCTTGCCGACATATCGCCCCGGCATTCTCTTGCTTGCCAAAGAACATGGTCACCGGCTGCTCGAGGAGGTTCGACTCCCGGACCTGGAGCGGCTCCGGGACCAGACTCGCTACGAGGTGGGCCTTCGCAAGGTGGAGATGGCCCGTCAGAGAGGTCGGTTGCTGCGGTCCTACGACCCTGACTCGTATGGACGCGGGGCGGCCGAGAACTGCGTCAGAGCTCTGCGGTTCTACTTCCGGTACGCGGTCGCCGCCGGCCACCTCACCATCAATCCTGCGCTCGACCTGACGGCACCTCGCCGCGCGACCGCGCCGGAACGTCCGTTGCGCGAACACGAACTTGTCGACATCTGGCGCGGCGCTCTGGACGGCTCGGCTGACCCGGAGTTGGACGCCCTGCTCCTGCAGTTCTTGCGCGAGACGGCCGCTCGCCGAGAGGGATGCCTCAATCTGTGCATCGACCACCTCGACCTCACCAACTGCCTTGTCACATTGACTGAGAAGGGCGGCGACACCCGCGAGCTCCCTTTGAGCAGGAAGCTCCTTACCCGACTACAGGCCTTTGCTGTCTCCCGGGGAGCCAACCGGCCCGGGGATGCGGTCTTCCGGTACCAGAGGGGCACCCCGCTGACCCGCCGTCGGTTCAATGTCATCTTCGACCGCGTCGACCGAAACTGCAGGTGGACCGAACCCCTGGACGTTGGGGCTCACTGGATCCGCCACACCACTCTCGCCGACATCGCGGCGGTTGCGGACATCCGGGTGGCGGCCACCTACGCCGGCCACTCCCCCGACGAGCTCGGGGTCATCGGTCGCTACACCAAGGTCACCTTTGATGACCTTGTCGCCGCGTACGAACGACTCTTCGGCCCCCGTGACTGA
- a CDS encoding aminoglycoside phosphotransferase family protein, producing the protein MSGGAGPYRGRLEVLAAGGVLEAQLDAWAARRSTDRPGPWRRVRGKLRPQRSPWAVLVYEAVGGPTVQVRLLEDSDPRADAARGALRGGDLGPVEIVSCAADPALPGLPAVLAALDRPRVVRYHPGNRCTVHGGAGSAARYVKVQAEGIDDQQGVRARWAASLSGALSFAVAEPHGWDEQTRSSWYGVVPGGPVHPRLLGPHGAQLARQVGASLGQLATAVVRPPRRVDATDQLARTERALARATAAAPALAPGLRRASDSLTRAHDRLGARPLVPAHGAAHLGQWLVDDTGRLGLVDFDRFAWGEPEFDLATFVVELAGASAGQPTDELETAVLDGFRAVAGAPDELRLAIYVLHRQLAQVARTACALRPDAEERAAPLLEQLQRPLDRLARQRPGGDTRTASRGTAGGDLTPVRPAARRVATRAGSARRRRPSSETENAPPAGAACWWGESDSLVSEGGTRTP; encoded by the coding sequence ATGAGCGGTGGAGCTGGGCCGTACCGAGGCAGGCTCGAGGTGCTGGCGGCCGGTGGCGTTCTCGAGGCCCAGCTCGACGCCTGGGCGGCGCGACGGTCAACCGACCGGCCCGGGCCGTGGCGGCGCGTCCGCGGCAAGCTGCGCCCGCAGCGCTCTCCCTGGGCCGTCCTGGTCTACGAGGCGGTGGGCGGTCCGACCGTCCAGGTCCGCCTGCTCGAGGACAGCGACCCGAGGGCCGACGCTGCGCGCGGCGCGCTGCGTGGCGGCGACCTGGGTCCGGTCGAGATCGTGTCCTGCGCGGCGGACCCGGCGCTCCCGGGACTGCCTGCGGTGCTGGCGGCGCTCGACCGTCCTCGGGTGGTGCGCTACCACCCGGGCAACCGCTGCACCGTCCACGGAGGGGCAGGATCGGCCGCCCGGTACGTCAAGGTCCAGGCCGAGGGCATCGACGACCAGCAGGGGGTGCGGGCGCGGTGGGCAGCCTCGCTGTCCGGAGCGCTGTCCTTCGCGGTGGCCGAGCCGCACGGCTGGGACGAGCAGACCCGGTCGAGCTGGTACGGCGTCGTGCCGGGCGGACCCGTGCATCCTCGACTTCTCGGGCCCCATGGTGCCCAGCTCGCACGTCAGGTGGGGGCGTCGCTGGGCCAGCTCGCGACGGCGGTGGTGCGGCCGCCCAGGAGGGTGGACGCGACGGACCAGCTGGCCCGGACCGAACGGGCGCTGGCGCGGGCGACCGCTGCCGCCCCTGCTCTGGCGCCCGGGCTGCGGAGAGCGTCCGACTCGCTCACCCGTGCCCACGACCGACTGGGCGCACGGCCACTCGTCCCGGCGCACGGGGCGGCGCACCTCGGGCAGTGGCTGGTGGACGACACCGGTCGGTTGGGTCTCGTCGACTTCGACCGTTTCGCGTGGGGTGAGCCGGAGTTCGACCTGGCCACCTTCGTCGTCGAGCTGGCTGGTGCGTCCGCGGGTCAGCCGACGGACGAGCTCGAGACGGCAGTCCTCGACGGCTTCCGTGCGGTCGCCGGCGCGCCGGACGAGCTGCGGCTGGCGATCTACGTCCTGCACCGGCAGCTGGCCCAGGTTGCCCGGACCGCCTGCGCGCTCCGTCCCGACGCCGAGGAGCGCGCCGCGCCACTGCTCGAGCAGCTGCAGCGCCCGCTGGACCGGCTCGCCCGGCAGCGACCGGGCGGCGACACGCGCACGGCGTCGCGGGGGACAGCCGGGGGGGACCTGACCCCCGTGCGCCCGGCGGCTCGCCGGGTCGCGACCCGAGCAGGGTCTGCTCGTCGACGGAGACCATCGTCTGAAACGGAAAACGCCCCACCGGCAGGCGCTGCCTGCTGGTGGGGCGAGTCCGACTCACTGGTGTCCGAGGGGGGGACTCGGACACCGTGA
- a CDS encoding helix-turn-helix domain-containing protein has protein sequence MADWTSDSNKQLLARQLGRRLREARIDSELLLDQVAGLTGSSQQHISDCERGRRLPSIPLLVSLADAYQVLLVDLLVGVYPFGSATRPRRLPSKPPDGRAT, from the coding sequence GTGGCTGACTGGACGAGCGACAGCAACAAGCAGCTGCTCGCACGCCAGTTGGGTCGGCGATTGCGCGAGGCGCGGATCGACTCGGAGCTTCTACTCGACCAAGTTGCGGGATTGACCGGGTCCTCCCAGCAGCACATCTCTGACTGCGAGCGTGGGCGAAGGCTTCCCTCGATACCGTTGCTGGTCTCTCTCGCGGATGCCTACCAAGTCCTCCTGGTGGATCTGTTGGTGGGCGTCTATCCGTTCGGCAGTGCGACCCGGCCTCGCCGGCTCCCCAGCAAACCTCCCGACGGGCGCGCCACCTGA